ATGCGCCGATGGAAAGCTTCATCGGCACCTTGAAGACCGAGTGCGCTGCCGGCCCGTTTGCGACCCATGCCCTGGCGCGGCAGGCGATTTTCGAGTACATCGAGGTCTGGTATAACCGCCAGCGGCTGCATTCGTCGCTGGACTACACCAGCCCCGCCCTTTTTGAACGTCGTTTCTACGACACTTTTCCCGTCCGTTGAAACGGGGCAAGGTCAGTGTGGGGGAAGGAGGCGGGGCGGTCATCGGAGAGACCTCACCCCCGGCCCCTCTCCAATCTGGGTTGGAGAGGGGAGACAGGCGGAGATTGGTGGGTTTGTAGGGCTGAGCTTACGCCGTTCGTTTTCGCCATAAGTGAAGAAAAAACTGGCTGTAGGGGCAATTCATGAACTGCCCCTACGAGAGATTAACTTTCGGAAGTCAGGGTTGGCGCGGTCTCGAAGCGGCCAAAGTTGTAGTAGGCGGCGCACGCGCCCTCGGAGGAGACCATCGGTGCACCGAGCGGGCGGCGGGGTGTGCATTCCTTGCCGAACGCCGGACACTCGTTAGGCTTCAAGATGCCTTTGAGCACGTCTCCCGCGTGGCACAGGGTCGATTCGATGGTCTGAACGTGGCCGAGCGGGAAGCGCTTCGCGGCGTCGTACGGGGCGTAGGCGGGCTTGAGCTGCCAGCCGCTGCCGGGAATGCTGCCGATGCCGCGCCACTCGCGGTCGCACGTCTCGAACACTTCCTCGATGATCGCCATCGCGGGGGCGTTGCCCTGCGGCACGACGACGCGCTCGTAGGCGTTCTCGACCTCGGCGCGGCCTTGCTCAAGCTGGCGCACGGCCATGTAGATCCCGCGCGTCACGTCCAGCGGCTCGAAGCCGGTGACGACCATCGGCACGCGGAACTTCTCAACCAGCGGCGGATATTCCCAGGTGCCCATCACGGCGCAGACGTGCCCGGCCAGCAGGAAGCCCTGAACCTGGACCTCCGGCGCACTCATGAGTGCGTCCAGCACGGGCGGCACGCGCACATGCGACACGAGCATCGAGAAGTTGGGGATGCCTTGTTGTTTGGCCTGGAAGACGGCCATCGCGTTGGCGGGTGCGGTCGTCTCGAAGCCGACACCGAAGAACACAACTTCCTTAGTCGGATTCTCCTGCGCGATCTTCAGGCATTCCAGCGGCGAATAGACCACGCGCACGTCGCCGCCCCCGGCCCTGACCTGGAACAGGTCGTGC
This window of the Aggregatilinea lenta genome carries:
- the hypD gene encoding hydrogenase formation protein HypD; its protein translation is MKHLTEYRDARRVREVLDEIHRITTRPWRLMEVCGGQTHSIIRHGIDQLLPSGIDMIHGPGCPVCVTPQAIIDQAIAIAAMPDTIMVSFGDMLRVPGSRHDLFQVRAGGGDVRVVYSPLECLKIAQENPTKEVVFFGVGFETTAPANAMAVFQAKQQGIPNFSMLVSHVRVPPVLDALMSAPEVQVQGFLLAGHVCAVMGTWEYPPLVEKFRVPMVVTGFEPLDVTRGIYMAVRQLEQGRAEVENAYERVVVPQGNAPAMAIIEEVFETCDREWRGIGSIPGSGWQLKPAYAPYDAAKRFPLGHVQTIESTLCHAGDVLKGILKPNECPAFGKECTPRRPLGAPMVSSEGACAAYYNFGRFETAPTLTSES